From the genome of Gemmatimonadota bacterium:
ACAGTCTCAAGGACCTGCCCACGTCCCTTCCGGACGGGTTGGCGATCGCCTCGGTGCCGGAGCGCGTGGACGCGCGCGACGCCCTGATCAGCCGCGACGGAGCCGGGCTGGACGACCTGCCGGCGGGCGCCCGCGTCGCCACGGGGAGTCCGAGACGGCGGGCTCAACTGCAGCACTTCCGGCCGGACCTGCGCTTCACGGGGATCCGCGGGAACATCGACACCCGGCTGAAGAAACTGGAAGAAACGGCCGGTCCGGACGCCATCGTGCTGGCCGTGGCGGGGTTGCAGCGGCTGGGCTGGACGGACCGCATCTCCGAGGTATTGTCTCCGGAAGTCTGCATGCCGGCCGTCGGCCAGGCCGCGCTCGCGATCGAAACCCGGAAGGACGACCTGCCCACCCTGGAAGCGGCGCGGCGCATCGACGATCTTCCGGCCAGGCAGGCCGTGACGGCGGAACGGTCCTTTCTCCATCGTATCGGCGGCGGTTGCCATACCCCGGTCGGCGCTTGGGGGAGGATCGAGGAAGGTTGCCTGGTGCTGGAAGCCGTCCTGGCCGCCGATGACGGCGAATGGCTCGTGCGTCAATCCCTGCGCGGACAGCCCGAAGAATGCGCCGATCTGGGCCGCCGGCTCGCCGAGGCGGTGCTGGATCAGGCCAGGCCGACCACGGAATCCCAATGAACGCCGAAACCCCAGACAAGTCCGACTCCACCTCGCCGCCGGGCAACAGCGAATCCACGGGCAAGTCCACATCCGCCCCGTCGTCGGGCGCCGCATCCGCCCCGACCCCGGGCATGGTATACCTGGTCGGTGCGGGCCCCGGCGACCCCGGTCTGATCACCGTGAAGGGCCTTTCCTGCGTGCGTCGGGCCGACGTCGTCGTCGCCGACTTCCTCGCGGACGAACGGCTGGTGGCGGAGGCGCCGGGACACGCCGCGTGCATCCGCGTACCCTGGCGGCCGAGTCGGCAGGCGGAGATCAACGACCTGCTGGTTCGGCACAGCCGGGCCGGGAAGACCGTGGTCCGGTTGAAGGGCGGCGATCCGTTCGTGTTCGGCCGGGGCGGCGAAGAGGGACTGCATCTCCAGCGCGCCGGGATCTCCTTCGAGGTCGTTCCCGGCATCACGGCGGCGGTCGCGGTACCGGCCTACGCCGGTATACCGGTGACCCACCGGGAGATCACTTCGTCCATGACGGTCGTCACCGGCCACGTGGCGCCGGACAGGGACCGGACGGATCTCGACTGGGAGGCACTTTCCAAACGGATCGGCACGTTGATCTTCTACATGGGCGCGCGGAACCTGCCCTTCATCGCGGAAAGACTCATCGAACACGGGCGGCCGAAGGACACGCCCGTCGCGCTGATCCAGTGGGGCACCACGACGGAGCAGAGGACCCTCGTCGGCACGCTGGACGACATCGTTTCCAGGGCCCGGAACGCTTCCTTCACGCCGCCCGTGCTGATCGTCGTGGGCGAGGTGGTGGCGCTGCGTCCGCAGCTCGACTGGTTCGAAACGAAACCGCTTTTCGGCGTCCGCGCGCTGGTCACGCGCGCCCGGGACCAGGCCGGCGAGCTGTCGGAGTCGCTCGTCCGCCAAGGCGCGGAGCCGGTCGAAGCGCCGCTGATCCGGATCAAAGCGCCCGATGATTGGTCGGCAGTGGATGCCGCACTGGCCGATCTCTCCGGCTTCGATCACGTGGTGTTCACCAGCCGGAACGCCGTGGAGGCGTTTTTCTCCCGATTGAATCATCAGGACCTGGATGCCCGGGCACTGGGCGGGGTCCGCGTCGCCGCGGTGGGCCGGGCCACGGCCGGCACGCTGCGTAGTCGCGGGATCGAAGCGGACGATCAACCCGAGGTCTTCCGGGCCGAAAAGCTCGTGGAAGCCCTGGCCGGAGAACGCGACCTGCGGGATGCGCGGATCCTCTTCCCCGCGGCGGACATCGCGGGTCCCGCCGTGGAGGAGGGACTGACCGCCGCTGGAGCGTCCGTGACCCGGGTGACGGTCTACCGGACGGTCCTTGCAGCGGGCTTGCCGGACGACATAGCGTCCATGCTGGAAGACGGGAAGATTCATTTGGCCGTGTTTGCGAGTTCGTCGGCCGTGTCGGCGTTCGCAAAGGCCGCGGGGCCGGACGGTCCGCAACGTTGGACCCGGGGCGTACGCATCGCGTGCATCGGTCCATCGACGGCGGAAACCGCCGCGGAGGCGGGACTGTCCGTGGATATCGTGCCCGGCCAGGCCACGGTCCCGGCGCTCGTGGACGCGATCGTGCGCGACCGGTTGGCCGCGGGGGAGCGGCTTGAATAACATCGTGCGCGACCGGTTGGCCGCGGGGGAGCGGTCCGCGTAATAACGATTGCCCCGAAATGACG
Proteins encoded in this window:
- the cobA gene encoding uroporphyrinogen-III C-methyltransferase → MVYLVGAGPGDPGLITVKGLSCVRRADVVVADFLADERLVAEAPGHAACIRVPWRPSRQAEINDLLVRHSRAGKTVVRLKGGDPFVFGRGGEEGLHLQRAGISFEVVPGITAAVAVPAYAGIPVTHREITSSMTVVTGHVAPDRDRTDLDWEALSKRIGTLIFYMGARNLPFIAERLIEHGRPKDTPVALIQWGTTTEQRTLVGTLDDIVSRARNASFTPPVLIVVGEVVALRPQLDWFETKPLFGVRALVTRARDQAGELSESLVRQGAEPVEAPLIRIKAPDDWSAVDAALADLSGFDHVVFTSRNAVEAFFSRLNHQDLDARALGGVRVAAVGRATAGTLRSRGIEADDQPEVFRAEKLVEALAGERDLRDARILFPAADIAGPAVEEGLTAAGASVTRVTVYRTVLAAGLPDDIASMLEDGKIHLAVFASSSAVSAFAKAAGPDGPQRWTRGVRIACIGPSTAETAAEAGLSVDIVPGQATVPALVDAIVRDRLAAGERLE
- the hemC gene encoding hydroxymethylbilane synthase gives rise to the protein MASSLIIGTRGSRLALVQAHSVARDLEAGRDGLAVEVRVLTTKGDADRDASLDTFGGEGVFVKELERALVSREIDAAVHSLKDLPTSLPDGLAIASVPERVDARDALISRDGAGLDDLPAGARVATGSPRRRAQLQHFRPDLRFTGIRGNIDTRLKKLEETAGPDAIVLAVAGLQRLGWTDRISEVLSPEVCMPAVGQAALAIETRKDDLPTLEAARRIDDLPARQAVTAERSFLHRIGGGCHTPVGAWGRIEEGCLVLEAVLAADDGEWLVRQSLRGQPEECADLGRRLAEAVLDQARPTTESQ